In Chloroflexota bacterium, the genomic window CACCGTCTACGCTCACCTGAACACGCCCAAGAACGGCTTCGACTTCGCGCTGCGCGACGTGCAGCCGCTGTTCGCCGACGCCTGGCCGACGCTGCTGCTGTCGCTGTTCGCGATTCCGCTGCTCCGCCGGCCGTCCGCGACGTCAGCGTGCCCCAACCGCCGGCGCGGAGGTCTCCAGAAACTCCTGCTTGTCGTAGGCGAAGTACTCCGCCAGCAACCGCTCGGAGTCAGCGGCGAACAACTGGCCCGTCACACCGTCCAGCAGCCGCCGGATCGAGTACTTCATGCCGCTGATCGCCGAGCCTGACAGCCCGAGGCTCGCCAGCGCGCCGTAGTTGAACAGGAAGATCCGGCTCAGGTACGGCGCCGCGCCCGGAGACCGCTCGGTGAATTGGAACTGCGATCCGAGGTACGGATGCACATCGACGATCGGGTTGTTGCGGCCGACCGGCGGCGTGTACCGGTCCTCCCACCGTGCGATGTGCCGCTCGACGGAGGCAAGCTCGGGGCGGTACTTGAGGTCCGTCACGAAGCCGGTGCTGATGATGACGAAGTCCAGGTCATGGCTCCCACGCCGCGTGTAGACGCGGACCTTGTCGCCAACCTGCTCGACGCGCTCCCAGCCAGACTCTGGGTAGAGGTGGAAATTGTCGTACTGGGACGCGCGGCCAAAGCTGTCGTTGGTCGGGGGCTGGCGGAACTGCAGGAAGTAGTCGATGCCAGCGTAGCGGGTCGCGTCGTCGAGATCGGCGAAATGCTTCAGGAAGCCGGAGAACTCCATCCAGCGGATCGGGTTGATGCGCGGAAGCTCCTTCCGGCGGAAGAAGAGATGCACACTCTCGACGCCGGACTTGAGCCCGGTGTAGGCGTTGTCGAAGGCCGACGGCCCCGCCCCCAGGATGCCCACGCGCTTGCCCCTCAGGGCTGAGAAATCGATCTGTTGCGACGTGTG contains:
- a CDS encoding NAD(P)/FAD-dependent oxidoreductase, which gives rise to MQQSASPCGLSALEARVHHDLECLSFPARSWLAPRTTRAGEPILDTLIVGGGQCGMATAFGLMRDRVTNVLAVDENDEGLEGPWVTYARMNTLRSPKALTGPDLGIPSLTFRAWYEAQHGEAAWDDLGLIPRGDWMKYLAWYRRVLNLPVRNRTRVESIEPTADYFTVATTRDGRKETLYARTVVLATGIQGGGEWHVPEFISEVLPTTSYAHTSQQIDFSALRGKRVGILGAGPSAFDNAYTGLKSGVESVHLFFRRKELPRINPIRWMEFSGFLKHFADLDDATRYAGIDYFLQFRQPPTNDSFGRASQYDNFHLYPESGWERVEQVGDKVRVYTRRGSHDLDFVIISTGFVTDLKYRPELASVERHIARWEDRYTPPVGRNNPIVDVHPYLGSQFQFTERSPGAAPYLSRIFLFNYGALASLGLSGSAISGMKYSIRRLLDGVTGQLFAADSERLLAEYFAYDKQEFLETSAPAVGAR